The following are encoded together in the bacterium genome:
- a CDS encoding DUF2071 domain-containing protein — translation MRVPVITGIINRRILVNFRIDPAVIQQHLPKPFRPKLQKGYAIAGICLIKLEHIRPKGIPTILGISSENAAHRIAVIWEDEDGVLREGVFIPRRDTDSLINTLAGGRLFPGEHNRASFCVSELQDNIDVEVSSDDGVVNIKMSGSVSDHMPPGSVFSNLQEASDFFESGSVGYSVTGNQNRLDGLTLRTQNWKVQPLSVNAVCSSYFSDPNKFPIGSVQFDCALLMKNLLHEWHGADDMYI, via the coding sequence ATGCGAGTTCCCGTAATTACAGGCATTATCAATCGAAGGATTTTGGTGAATTTCCGAATTGATCCAGCCGTCATACAACAACATTTGCCCAAGCCGTTTAGGCCCAAATTGCAGAAGGGATATGCCATTGCGGGAATATGTCTTATTAAATTGGAACATATCAGACCCAAAGGAATCCCCACCATACTTGGAATCAGCAGCGAAAATGCCGCTCATCGCATTGCGGTAATTTGGGAAGATGAAGATGGCGTCTTGCGAGAAGGAGTGTTCATTCCTCGACGCGATACCGATTCATTAATAAATACTCTGGCTGGCGGTCGACTTTTCCCCGGAGAACATAATCGCGCTTCTTTTTGTGTTTCCGAATTGCAGGACAATATAGATGTAGAAGTTTCATCGGATGACGGAGTTGTAAATATCAAGATGTCCGGAAGCGTATCCGATCATATGCCGCCGGGCTCAGTCTTCTCAAACTTGCAAGAAGCATCCGACTTTTTTGAATCTGGTTCGGTTGGATATTCAGTTACGGGGAATCAGAATCGCCTTGATGGCCTCACTTTGCGCACTCAGAATTGGAAAGTCCAGCCACTATCTGTCAACGCGGTCTGCTCAAGCTATTTCTCCGATCCGAACAAATTTCCTATTGGAAGTGTCCAGTTTGACTGCGCTCTTTTGATGAAAAATTTGCTTCACGAATGGCATGGCGCAGATGACATGTATATATAA
- a CDS encoding PLP-dependent transferase has product MKLESWLVSAGRDSEPGAPLNVPLIPASNFIIGGRREYSRDDGTPTWEALEIIVGGLESGKAVAFASGMAAIAAVFDQLVTGTVVALPDDCYQGVAGLVAAGEEKGRWSVQPIPVDDTAGWIRACTIADLIWLESPSNPLLTVADLEAICTAPRKQGTIVAVDNTFATPLNQQPLEFGATVSLQSATKFIGGHSDLLAGVATTRDVALWHALRKCRELTGATPGTLETFLAVRGARTLALRLQRAQQTAMMLAAWLETHPLVTRVRYPGLPSHPTHAVAKRVLKGFGTVISFDVVGGSEVADAVCRRTRLIRYATSLGGVESTMERRAAIPGQEHIPPSLLRISVGIEDANDLRADLDSAMRSSAP; this is encoded by the coding sequence ATCAAACTGGAATCGTGGCTCGTATCGGCCGGCCGCGACTCTGAACCCGGTGCACCGCTGAACGTACCACTGATTCCCGCATCAAACTTTATCATCGGCGGTCGGCGCGAGTACTCGCGCGATGATGGTACACCGACCTGGGAGGCCCTCGAAATAATTGTTGGCGGGCTTGAGTCCGGTAAAGCTGTGGCGTTCGCCTCGGGCATGGCTGCAATCGCCGCAGTATTCGATCAGCTTGTGACTGGTACCGTTGTCGCTCTACCGGATGACTGCTATCAAGGCGTTGCCGGCCTGGTAGCCGCAGGAGAAGAGAAGGGACGCTGGTCAGTGCAGCCTATTCCCGTTGATGATACGGCGGGTTGGATTCGTGCATGCACCATCGCGGATCTGATTTGGCTTGAATCACCGTCTAACCCCCTGCTCACGGTGGCTGACCTTGAGGCCATTTGCACTGCACCACGCAAGCAAGGGACGATCGTTGCCGTGGACAATACTTTTGCCACCCCACTAAATCAGCAACCGCTTGAATTTGGTGCAACGGTGTCCCTGCAGTCGGCAACCAAGTTTATCGGTGGCCACTCGGATCTTCTGGCTGGAGTCGCTACGACAAGAGACGTTGCACTGTGGCACGCCCTGAGGAAATGCCGGGAGCTAACCGGGGCCACACCGGGAACGCTCGAGACGTTTCTCGCCGTTCGCGGCGCCCGAACGCTCGCGCTTCGATTGCAACGAGCCCAGCAAACCGCAATGATGCTTGCAGCGTGGCTTGAGACACATCCGCTGGTCACTCGCGTCCGGTACCCAGGCCTGCCTTCGCACCCAACGCATGCTGTCGCCAAGCGTGTACTCAAGGGATTCGGAACCGTCATCTCTTTCGATGTAGTTGGCGGATCGGAGGTCGCTGATGCTGTCTGCCGACGAACCCGACTCATCCGCTACGCCACAAGTCTCGGTGGAGTTGAATCAACGATGGAACGAAGAGCCGCGATTCCGGGCCAGGAACATATCCCGCCGTCGCTCCTACGAATTAGTGTTGGCATTGAGGATGCAAATGATCTTAGAGCCGATCTCGACTCGGCGATGCGCTCATCCGCCCCCTGA
- a CDS encoding SNF2-related protein: protein MLQRKEISLKSFLDDWAERLGEKVLQLVSPLHDPLETNDNCNQFEPRIAEVPANRTPLPAQKEVIKALAKAFYMYGKKSLVLVGEMGVGKTLISIITSTLAPVSERVLVCCPPHLCPKWAAEILSTVPNAQVISLNVKDPISTLTKILEAEKGRIPVRPQYYIISREKAKLSYHWKEAYNVRRVENGQKNYAYLHCPRCGFRITDTNKEGTSEYVIPLGHTDLHKRKHSCQGIIGYRIYRTDGVIEKIKYRRVPTSYKVKEDGSERAESIRCGSPLWTAIPKIRRMSPAEFIKRKMRNFFTLGIFDECHELESLNSLQGNTFGRLASSTRRILALTGTLTNGYATSLFALLYRMEPRKVKEAGFEYGAETEWMSQYGVLETVRYIDANDFRSGRGKTNDKIVRRRPGISPVVLPKYLLDKCVFLRLADISEALPKYSEQVVSIRMAETQQKAYEELARKFKERLNASEGTPPMALLSKMLMSLLSYPDSAPLSGEYVVVTSRDGDEKVEIAAPRLDSSISYPKEQALIDKICSQKNKGRKVLVFCSFTDTRDIIPRIQLKLEEAGLSVAILRSTTVKPEQRIRWFEEREKENVDAVICNAELVKTGVDLYSFPTCIFYQTGYKLTTLRQAARRAYRINQTQEVEVLFFAYRKTLQEECLALMAKKMEAALIVEGELPDEGGLTSLCDSSNTLLEDLVRSLSTDIRSGSAEEAWKQFHRKEIEIARSIGSIVAQQDLQKTEAVIELTTLGSREIEQIQPARAKLIRFHRSKLIEVSEINDLEELPEDQKGTIVQFTLF from the coding sequence ATGCTGCAACGAAAAGAAATATCACTCAAGTCTTTTCTGGACGACTGGGCCGAACGGCTCGGTGAAAAGGTACTCCAGCTTGTAAGTCCTCTTCACGATCCGCTGGAAACCAACGACAACTGCAATCAATTTGAGCCCAGGATCGCTGAGGTGCCTGCAAACAGAACCCCTCTCCCTGCGCAGAAAGAAGTAATCAAAGCTCTGGCAAAAGCATTCTACATGTACGGGAAAAAGTCCCTGGTTCTTGTTGGTGAAATGGGAGTCGGCAAAACACTCATTTCAATCATAACCAGCACTCTGGCACCTGTTTCCGAGCGAGTTTTAGTGTGCTGTCCTCCGCATCTTTGCCCGAAGTGGGCTGCGGAAATCCTTTCAACGGTACCGAACGCGCAAGTCATCAGCCTCAACGTCAAGGACCCTATCAGCACTCTTACTAAAATCCTGGAGGCTGAAAAGGGGCGAATCCCGGTCCGGCCTCAGTACTACATTATTAGCAGGGAAAAAGCGAAACTCTCCTATCATTGGAAGGAAGCGTACAACGTTCGCCGTGTAGAGAATGGGCAGAAAAACTATGCCTACCTGCACTGCCCCAGATGCGGTTTCCGTATCACCGATACAAACAAAGAAGGGACGTCAGAATACGTCATACCATTGGGCCACACAGACCTGCACAAACGTAAGCACTCCTGCCAGGGAATCATCGGATATCGAATTTACAGAACCGACGGCGTCATCGAGAAAATCAAATACCGGAGAGTGCCCACTTCCTATAAGGTGAAAGAAGATGGAAGCGAACGCGCGGAGTCAATCCGCTGCGGCTCGCCGTTGTGGACAGCGATCCCTAAGATTCGCCGCATGTCGCCGGCTGAATTCATCAAGCGCAAGATGCGAAACTTTTTCACCTTGGGCATATTCGATGAGTGCCATGAACTGGAATCGCTGAATTCGCTGCAGGGAAACACCTTTGGCAGGCTGGCTTCGTCAACGAGGCGGATTCTAGCTTTGACCGGGACTCTGACAAATGGCTATGCCACTTCGCTATTCGCACTCCTCTACCGTATGGAACCGCGAAAAGTGAAAGAAGCAGGCTTTGAATATGGAGCAGAAACCGAGTGGATGTCGCAGTATGGAGTACTGGAAACTGTACGGTACATCGATGCAAATGATTTTCGCAGCGGACGGGGGAAAACAAACGATAAGATCGTCCGCCGGCGACCCGGTATCTCTCCGGTCGTTCTCCCGAAATACTTGCTGGACAAATGCGTGTTTCTGCGTCTAGCAGACATCAGCGAAGCGCTTCCGAAATATTCTGAACAGGTTGTTTCCATTCGCATGGCCGAAACCCAGCAAAAGGCCTATGAAGAACTTGCACGGAAGTTTAAGGAAAGGCTCAATGCGAGTGAGGGCACTCCTCCCATGGCCTTACTTTCGAAAATGTTGATGTCCCTTTTGAGCTACCCCGACTCGGCGCCACTCTCCGGTGAATATGTTGTAGTAACGTCCCGTGACGGAGACGAAAAGGTGGAGATCGCCGCGCCCCGGCTTGATTCTTCGATTAGTTATCCCAAGGAACAGGCACTTATCGATAAGATCTGTAGTCAAAAGAACAAAGGCAGAAAAGTGCTTGTCTTTTGTTCATTCACCGACACGCGGGATATCATTCCCAGAATCCAGCTGAAATTGGAAGAAGCCGGACTTTCAGTTGCAATACTGCGGTCCACAACGGTTAAACCTGAACAGCGCATTCGATGGTTTGAAGAACGCGAAAAAGAAAATGTTGACGCAGTGATCTGCAATGCCGAGCTAGTCAAGACAGGCGTGGATCTCTACTCATTTCCAACTTGCATCTTCTATCAAACGGGATACAAACTCACCACACTTCGTCAGGCAGCCAGGCGCGCCTACCGCATCAATCAGACGCAAGAAGTAGAGGTGCTCTTCTTTGCATACAGAAAAACGCTGCAAGAAGAATGTCTTGCGCTCATGGCTAAAAAGATGGAAGCGGCCCTCATCGTGGAAGGCGAACTGCCGGATGAAGGAGGACTCACTTCACTTTGCGATTCGTCAAACACGCTACTCGAAGATCTGGTCAGGTCACTTTCAACAGACATCCGAAGCGGATCTGCAGAAGAGGCATGGAAACAGTTCCACAGAAAGGAGATCGAAATCGCGAGATCCATTGGGTCCATTGTCGCGCAACAAGATCTCCAGAAAACTGAAGCCGTTATCGAACTAACGACCCTTGGTTCGCGTGAAATAGAACAAATCCAGCCTGCCAGGGCAAAGCTGATCCGGTTTCACCGTTCGAAACTAATTGAAGTTTCAGAAATAAACGACTTAGAAGAACTGCCTGAAGATCAAAAAGGCACGATCGTGCAATTTACGTTGTTTTAG
- a CDS encoding DUF6094 domain-containing protein, whose product MARLASQAKLGFYPTPPKTLELICKIVKPETSISEKTTVHIFDPCCGEGVALAEIGNAFRTQGSDVASYGVEIDAGRAAKSQKVLDTFVNCSIFDLTCTRETFSLLLLNPPYDFDYRTGLRSTRLEKTFFKETADYVAPRGVMILIVPVNGIDGYMAKSLTYRFENIRAFRMPVEEFQEFNQIVIFATRKIKSSFEAETAQQLMEQLYNSPFLGKETVQDFRYAVPATAGPRLFRDSHPTVDDMIKDMAHSPLNKQMQRILQSPEELSAVTPIMRLRLAHLANLLTAGFINGCVTNGNETIVVKGFTEQLTETRTEQVDASTVKVVETSKARACVRYFDSEGTLYEVR is encoded by the coding sequence ATGGCAAGACTCGCATCACAAGCAAAACTCGGGTTCTATCCAACACCACCAAAGACTCTCGAACTGATCTGTAAGATCGTCAAACCGGAAACATCGATCAGCGAGAAGACGACCGTTCACATCTTTGATCCATGCTGTGGCGAAGGTGTGGCGCTGGCAGAAATCGGCAACGCGTTCCGCACACAAGGATCGGACGTCGCATCTTACGGCGTGGAGATTGATGCCGGAAGAGCTGCGAAGAGTCAAAAAGTACTGGATACTTTCGTAAACTGCAGCATATTCGATCTAACGTGCACCAGGGAGACCTTTTCACTGCTCCTCCTTAACCCACCCTACGATTTCGATTATCGAACCGGCTTGCGCAGCACACGGCTTGAAAAAACGTTCTTCAAAGAGACTGCGGATTACGTTGCCCCGCGGGGCGTGATGATTCTCATTGTGCCCGTAAACGGGATCGATGGTTACATGGCAAAGAGTCTGACCTATCGATTTGAAAACATCAGAGCATTCAGAATGCCGGTCGAGGAGTTTCAAGAATTCAATCAGATCGTAATCTTCGCAACACGAAAAATAAAGAGCAGCTTCGAAGCCGAGACAGCACAGCAGCTCATGGAACAACTCTACAATTCTCCCTTTCTGGGCAAAGAGACAGTTCAGGATTTTCGTTATGCGGTTCCCGCAACAGCCGGGCCGCGTCTATTCAGGGATTCTCATCCGACAGTTGATGACATGATCAAGGATATGGCCCACTCGCCGCTCAACAAGCAGATGCAACGAATTCTACAGTCTCCTGAGGAGCTGTCCGCAGTGACTCCTATCATGAGGCTCAGACTGGCTCATCTTGCAAATCTGCTGACTGCCGGGTTCATCAACGGCTGCGTGACAAACGGCAACGAAACGATCGTTGTGAAAGGCTTCACCGAACAGCTCACTGAAACACGCACTGAACAGGTTGATGCCAGCACAGTTAAGGTAGTGGAGACCAGTAAGGCGCGCGCATGCGTTCGTTACTTCGATTCCGAAGGCACGCTCTACGAAGTCCGGTAA